Proteins encoded together in one Felis catus isolate Fca126 chromosome B3, F.catus_Fca126_mat1.0, whole genome shotgun sequence window:
- the CRABP1 gene encoding cellular retinoic acid-binding protein 1 has product MPNFAGTWKMRSSENFDELLKALGVNAMLRKVAVAAASKPHVEIRQDGDQFYIKTSTTVRTTEINFKVGEGFEEETVDGRKCRSLATWENENKIHCTQTLLEGDGPKTYWTRELANDELILTFGADDVVCTRIYVRE; this is encoded by the exons ATGCCCAACTTCGCCGGCACCTGGAAGATGCGCAGCAGCGAGAATTTCGACGAGCTCCTCAAGGCGCTGG GTGTGAACGCCATGCTGCGGAAAGTGGCGGTGGCGGCCGCGTCCAAGCCGCACGTGGAGATCCGCCAGGACGGGGATCAGTTCTACATCAAGACTTCCACCACGGTGCGCACCACAGAGATCAACTTCAAGGTCGGAGAAGGCTTCGAGGAGGAGACTGTGGACGGACGCAAGTGCAGG AGTTTGGCCACTTGGGAGAATGAAAACAAGATCCACTGCACGCAAACTCTCCTCGAGGGCGACGGCCCGAAAACCTACTGGACCCGCGAGCTGGCCAACGACGAGCTCATCCTG acTTTTGGCGCCGATGACGTGGTCTGCACGAGGATTTACGTTCGGGAGTGA